The region TTCTTTTCGTGCCTCGGCCAGCAGCGCTACGCTTTCGGCGCAGGACATATGTTGAATATGCATGTGACATCCGGTTTGCCGGCTGATTGCAATATCCCGTTCGACGATGCTTATTTCTGCATCGCGGGGAATGCCTGGCAGCGCGTATGCATCTGCTTTTTCACTTTGGTGCATGACTCCCTGTGGTTTTAGTGCGGGGTTTTCTGCATGATCCATGATGGGTAAATCCAGTGCGGCGGCCTGTTTCCCCGCCTCAAGCATGAGCTCCATGGAACGGGGGGTGGTGCCGTCGTCCGACAATGTGCACGCTCCAGCCTGGGCAAGCGCCTGGAAATCGGTCAGTTCCTGTCCGGCCCGCCCGAGGGTCAGTGCGCCGCAGGGGTAAAGGGTTACGTCGGACTGCTCGGCCCATGCAAGCTGTTCACGAATACGCAGGGGCGTATCCACCGCCGGAAAGGTGTTCGGCATGGTGACAACGCGCGTAAACCCGCCGTGTGCTGCCGCACGCGCCCCGGATGCAATGGTTTCCGCCGCTTCCAGTCCCGGCTGGCGGAAATGGACGTGTATGTCCGTTAATCCCGGAAAGATTACGGCACCTTTTAAATCGATCTTGCGGTCGACCTGCTGGTGCCCGCCGGTCTGACGCTGGATGCAGCCGTCGAGCACCCAGAAATCAGACAGCGGTGCCTCCGGGGATTCAAAACGAGCGGAAGTGAAGAGAATAGATTGAATTTTCATGATTTACCGATTATATAGGGGCTCACAAATGATGAATTGCGTAGGGAAGTTAAAATAAAATGCGGCGGATATACAATGTATTTCGATGGATCGGATATCTTTCCGGTCTGACGGGGGCTGCGGCCATCTATTTTGGTAAAATTTATGAAGGATGGGTGTTGACGGCGGGCTGCGTTTTGCTTAGTACTATGCTTTTGTCGTTTTGTGCGTCGTATTTTCTTTTCCTCTGGATTCGATTTGGACGCTGAAGTAGACGAATAGGTGAACTATACGTTAAATTAAAACAGGTTGACATGGCTGGCTGGCTCAGATATGTTTTGTCGCTGATTTTGCAGTAAGAGAGTATTTAAGGTAAGTATAATGAAATCGTTTGTAGCAAAGCAGGAAGAAGTAACGCGGAAATGGTATTTGGTAGACGCGGCTGATAAGCCGGCTGGACGTTTGGCCGTTGAAATAACAAAAATTTTGCGTGGAAAAAACAAACCCACTTTCACACCACATGTGGACACGGGGGATTTCGTGGTCGTTATCAACGCGGAAAAAGTGAAACTTTCCGGCACGAAAGAACAAAAAAAGATTTATAAGGACTATTCGGGTTATCCCAATGGACTTAAAGAATATCCGGCGAGTGATGTGAGAGCAAAACATCCGGATCGTATCGTTCGTCAGGCCGTTAGAGGCATGATGCCGAAGAATCGTCAGAGCCGCTCCATGATGCGCCGCCTGCATGTGTATACCGGCACCAATCACCCTCACGTTGCACAGCAGCCTGAATCGATTGAACTGATTTAATAAGAAAGTAGGAGAGTATCGTGGCACTTAAAGTAGTCGAATTTGCAGCGACAGGACGTCGCAAAGAAGCCGTGGCACGTGTCCGCATGGTACCCGGTTCTGGTAAGGTTACCGTGAATGGCCGTCCCTTTGAGGACTATTTCAAAACATTAACCCTGCGTGTGTATATCGTTCGTCCTTTCGTTCTGGTCGGAATGGAAAACAAATACGATATGGTCATTTCTACCAGTGGTGGCGGACTGAAAGGTCAGGCCGGCGCTGTTCGTCATGCGATCTCGCGTGCATTGGTGAACATGGACGATACAACGCGTCCGGTTTTGAAGGAAAACGGATTCCTTACGCGCGATTCACGTATGAAGGAACGCAAGAAACCTGGTCAGCCGGGTGCTCGTAAGCGCTTCCAGTTCTCTAAACGTTAAGAGACGTATACGAGATATTTTCAACCCCGGATACATCTGTGTTCGGGGTTTTTTTGTATCAAAATTCGTGGATTAAACATGTTCTGTGCGGAAGGGATAAAAATATGAATTCGCATGTTATGACATTACCAAAAGGGTTTAAAGCCGCTGGCATGGCTGCCGGTATCAAGAAATCGGGCACCAAAGATTTGGCACTGGTTGTGTCAGAGGTTCCTTGCGTGGCGGCGGGTACCTTTACGAAAAATAATATCAAAGCGGCTCCAGTGCGTTTATGTATGCAGCGCCTGATGGATTCTTCGGCGTTGTACGGGATTGTGGCCAACAGCGGCAATGCCAATGCCTGCACGGGTGAACAGGGTAAAACCGATGCCCTGCGCATGGCGCAGGTAGCCGAACAGGCATTGGGTCTGCCTGAAAATGCGCTGTTTGTCTGCTCTACCGGCCGCATCGGCATACCTCTGCCCATGTCCACCGTGGAAAAGGGCATTCGTGATCTGGCTCCGAGTCTGCGGACGGATGGCGGCGTTGATGCTTCTGACGCTATTCTTACTACGGATACCCATAGAAAAGTCATCACCAGAACGGTGAAGACGGCCGCCGGCGACGTCACCCTGTCGGCTATGGCTAAGGGCGCAGGCATGATTGAACCCAATATGGCGACCATGTTTACCTTCATTCTGACTGATGCCTGCGTGGATCAAGCGTCGCTTCAGGAGGCGTTGAGCGAGTCCGTGGCAAACAGTTTTAATCGTATCAGTGTCGATGGCGACATGAGTACTAATGACACCGTTTTATGCCTGGCCAACGGACTGGCTGGCAATGCGCAGTGGTCGTCCAGTCATCTGCAGTGGAAGGCCTTTAAAGAGGTGCTCGATGAAGTCTGCCTGACATTGGCTCTGGATATTGTGCGAGACGGCGAGGGTGCGAAAAAATTGGTTACGATCAATATTGAAGGTGCTGCGACGACTCAGGATGCCGAATGTGTGGCCCGCAGTATTGCCAACTCCCTGCTGGTTAAAACGTCATGGGTCGGGAACGATGCCAACTGGGGTCGTGTCATCGACTGCATCGGTTATTCCGGAGCCACCATTCAGGAAGACCGCATTGATATATCTTATAGTGATATTCCGGCGGTGCGAGGCGGTCTGGGGATATCGGGCGGTGATGAGCAGCTGCATGCCGCCGTGGGTTCCGAAGCCTTTTCTGTGCAGGTTGACCTTCACATGGGGGAGGGTGCAGCCACGGTGTACACTTGTGAATGCTCTGAAGAATACGTGCAGATCAATATTTAACTCGGTCGGCTGGAAACTGGATCCAGTCTTTCAATGGTAACAAGAAACAAAGGAAACGAAATGAAAGCAGCAGCTAGACATATTCTCGTAAGTACAGAAGACGCCTGCAACCGTATCAAACAGCAGATTGCTGATGGTGCCGATTTTGCCGAAATGGCGAAAAAACATTCCGCGTGCCCGTCCGGTCGCGATGGCGGCACTCTGGGGGTTTTTTCTCCGGGACAGATGGTGCCTGAATTTGACCGCGTTGTCTTCAATGAAGAAGTAGGCGTCGTTCATGGCCCGGTCAAAACCAATTTTGGCTACCACCTGGTCGAAATTACTCAGCGCGGTTAATTCCGACGACTGAAAATACCGGAAATAAAAGTTCCAATCATTGGAACTTTCCAACGATCGCATAATAAAAAAGTTCCAATCATTGGAACTTTTTTTTATTCTGTTTATCGAAAGTTCCAATGTCTGGAACTATTTTAAAAACAAAATTCGTAACCATTTACGGGTTAAACCATATCAAAGGGTGTATGTCTTTTATTCGGACCATAAGAGCCGTCCTCTTCGCCTTTCTACTGTCGTTTGTCGCTACTCGGGCCGTTATGCCGCCTGAAATATACGCCGAGAGATCACAACTTTCGGAAATTAAAGCCATCGCGACTGTTGTGGAAGTAGAGACCTTGTACATGGGGGAAAGTTACTCTGAAAAAAGAATGATCACCTCCATGACGTCATGGACTCCAGAACTAGAAGAAGCCAGTCGCAAAACACCGGAAACACTCAGATACGGGATAGGTACAGTGAGTGTAGACGACACGCTCTTTGTCCAGCCCATCCAGTCGCAATTCGGCGGCAAGAACCCTTTACCCGATGCGCTCGTCCGTGGAGGCTTGCTCCATCTGGAAAATAGGGACACGGATATGCATGGGTTTGAGAATGAAGACCGTCGGGGTTTATTACTCATAGCTTTGCATGATAATGATCTGGACGAAGTCTCTCGGCTTCTGAGAAGCGGCATTGATGTCAACCATCCGCTAAGCACCACTGGACAGACACTGCTCATGGCCGCAGAGACCGCATCCATGGCGAACCTGCTGTTGTCAAACGGGGCAAATCCAAAAGCCGTGGATGCAGATGAAGGCACGGTCCTGCACTATGCTGTTTCACGAGAAAAGGCGCTAGAGCTGATTCCCCTTTTCGTTGCGCAAGGTGTCGATCCCAATGGCCGTGGCTGGGGAAATACGACGCCACTTTTAGCCGTCATGGACTATTTCAACGAACACCGTGCTCTTTATTCACCGCCGGTGTCGACCGAAGCAACTGAATTTGATGGAGTCGATAACCGCTTTCCCGGTCCGCGAGATGTGTTGCAGATGTTGATGAATGCCGGAGCCGATCTGAATGCGGTGGATCCATACGGAGACACGGCCCTGATAAATGCTGCCATGAATGGCAACCGTGAACTGGTGAGCATCCTGCTTGATCTGGGCGCCGACCGCACCATCAAGAATGCTGTGGGAGACACCGCCCAAGACATCGCCAACAAGTTGGGCTACACCGACATGTACCGGATGCTGGAATAACCTGCATGCGGACTGTTATTTGGACTTCACTTTAAACAGCCGTATGAGTTCCTTGATGAGCAAGTGAAGAGCATAATAGCTGAAAACAGACATAAACAATAGCTTCATTTCTACGCCCGCCAAACATGTCTCTGTCGATCATTTCTGTTTTTTCATAAATCCTTTCTTTTCCAGCATTAATGATTTCTATCTGTATATGCAACAGCTCGCCTTCTTCGCGCTGGTTGATCTGGGCAACCAATAGTGCGTCAGCTGATTTCCATACCAAGCCATTCGCATCCATCAGTTTCATGTCCATTTGATGTCGCTGGTAGGAGAAGTAGCCAGCCACTCCGAGTAGTAAAACGATGGGCCATACAAGCAGAATGACTTTTATTCTTTTCTTCATCATGATGCGGTTCCTTTCAAGGTCGCCGGGAATTCTAGCAGGTATGCTGGACGGGGTGCTACTCTTTTGTTACAACCTATAAAAGAGGAAATGAATACTATGAGAGAAAAATCAGTTATTTCAAAGACGTACCGTATGCTCATGCTGCTATTGATTGTTTTGAGTTGGGGTGGGGCGGGGAACGCGGTAACCCAGTATCAAGCGTTGGAGGAAACCAGACAGAATAACGCGGCGGGCGCGATGCATGTGGATCAATATACGAAGTTTAAGCCGTTAACCTTTGTCGCCGGTAGAAGTCTTGGTTATTTCCTTCGCAGTATACATCCCTCCTATCTTGGTGCATATGGACTGGGGCAGGTGCTGGATCAAAATGTTGATGCCATCAATGCGCACCTCAAAGCGACGCGACAGGCTATTGCGAATACGGACAATCTGACAACGGATCAACCCGTTACACAGGATCCTCTCTCGTTTATGACGGCGACCGAAAGAAAAGCCTTTGATAGAGATCTCACCAATTTGGAGTATTTGTTGGGGTCTATGCAGTCGGGTACCTTTCCTCTGGATCAGATGGATCGCGCACTAGAAATGGTTGTTATTATCGAAAATAGAATTAATGAACTCTTTGCAATGAATGGAAAAGCACCGTTCTTCTTGAGCGAAGCCGACCTCAAAAATTATACGCCCGTGGTGTTACAGGATGGGCAGATCCTACGAAGTAAGGAGCCGTGTTCTAATGTCAACAAGAGTTATGAGCTCTCAAATGGAAAGTCATATGCTATCAGTACGCTGAAAAACAGCCTTAAGAAGAAAGACGCCAGTATCGCTGAGCTTCGGAAAAAGATTGAAAAGGGTTCGCTCGAATTTCATGGAAAAGTCCCGCCGAAATCCAATTATCCCGTATCCAAGCAGCGGTATGAAGTCAGTATAAAGAAATACAAAGAAAAGCTGCAAACCATTGCGAGTAAAGGAGATGATTATGTTTTTGTGATCTCCAGAGCACCAACTCCGGGCGAATGGGGGCATTCAAAAACGGCGTTGGAAAAGGCGAAACGAGCGGCGCAGGAAAAACTGACCAAAAACCTTTCCGCCAGTTCACGTGATTCTTACAGTAAAAAGGTTGCGCATTGTGACGTGATGATGGATCGATGGGACGCAAAAAAAAGCG is a window of Spartobacteria bacterium DNA encoding:
- a CDS encoding dihydroorotase, translated to MKIQSILFTSARFESPEAPLSDFWVLDGCIQRQTGGHQQVDRKIDLKGAVIFPGLTDIHVHFRQPGLEAAETIASGARAAAHGGFTRVVTMPNTFPAVDTPLRIREQLAWAEQSDVTLYPCGALTLGRAGQELTDFQALAQAGACTLSDDGTTPRSMELMLEAGKQAAALDLPIMDHAENPALKPQGVMHQSEKADAYALPGIPRDAEISIVERDIAISRQTGCHMHIQHMSCAESVALLAEARKEGLPVTGEATPHHLALCIDDIDPDNTSYKMNPPLRDAADRDALRDGVANGTITILATDHAPHTSEAKAEGFLKAPFGIIGLEWAFPVTYTLLVASGRMPLSQFMACWTTSPSQLIRRATPTLLDGMPACFTAIDLAGTTHITAASLCSQSCNTPFLDTTWKSRILCTMNNGRITYAQNWLYIN
- a CDS encoding 50S ribosomal protein L13; protein product: MMKSFVAKQEEVTRKWYLVDAADKPAGRLAVEITKILRGKNKPTFTPHVDTGDFVVVINAEKVKLSGTKEQKKIYKDYSGYPNGLKEYPASDVRAKHPDRIVRQAVRGMMPKNRQSRSMMRRLHVYTGTNHPHVAQQPESIELI
- a CDS encoding 30S ribosomal protein S9 encodes the protein MALKVVEFAATGRRKEAVARVRMVPGSGKVTVNGRPFEDYFKTLTLRVYIVRPFVLVGMENKYDMVISTSGGGLKGQAGAVRHAISRALVNMDDTTRPVLKENGFLTRDSRMKERKKPGQPGARKRFQFSKR
- the argJ gene encoding bifunctional glutamate N-acetyltransferase/amino-acid acetyltransferase ArgJ, with protein sequence MNSHVMTLPKGFKAAGMAAGIKKSGTKDLALVVSEVPCVAAGTFTKNNIKAAPVRLCMQRLMDSSALYGIVANSGNANACTGEQGKTDALRMAQVAEQALGLPENALFVCSTGRIGIPLPMSTVEKGIRDLAPSLRTDGGVDASDAILTTDTHRKVITRTVKTAAGDVTLSAMAKGAGMIEPNMATMFTFILTDACVDQASLQEALSESVANSFNRISVDGDMSTNDTVLCLANGLAGNAQWSSSHLQWKAFKEVLDEVCLTLALDIVRDGEGAKKLVTINIEGAATTQDAECVARSIANSLLVKTSWVGNDANWGRVIDCIGYSGATIQEDRIDISYSDIPAVRGGLGISGGDEQLHAAVGSEAFSVQVDLHMGEGAATVYTCECSEEYVQINI
- a CDS encoding peptidylprolyl isomerase (rotamase C; accelerates isomerization of the peptidyl prolyl bond), which translates into the protein MVTRNKGNEMKAAARHILVSTEDACNRIKQQIADGADFAEMAKKHSACPSGRDGGTLGVFSPGQMVPEFDRVVFNEEVGVVHGPVKTNFGYHLVEITQRG
- a CDS encoding ankyrin repeat domain-containing protein; translation: MSGTILKTKFVTIYGLNHIKGCMSFIRTIRAVLFAFLLSFVATRAVMPPEIYAERSQLSEIKAIATVVEVETLYMGESYSEKRMITSMTSWTPELEEASRKTPETLRYGIGTVSVDDTLFVQPIQSQFGGKNPLPDALVRGGLLHLENRDTDMHGFENEDRRGLLLIALHDNDLDEVSRLLRSGIDVNHPLSTTGQTLLMAAETASMANLLLSNGANPKAVDADEGTVLHYAVSREKALELIPLFVAQGVDPNGRGWGNTTPLLAVMDYFNEHRALYSPPVSTEATEFDGVDNRFPGPRDVLQMLMNAGADLNAVDPYGDTALINAAMNGNRELVSILLDLGADRTIKNAVGDTAQDIANKLGYTDMYRMLE